A genomic window from Fibrobacterota bacterium includes:
- a CDS encoding SUMF1/EgtB/PvdO family nonheme iron enzyme, which yields MKFHIVTKFVFLAAIAVSALDFSGKVVNLDGTPRSGAMVFMASTGKHTFTDSSGSWSLKGAASVLRKESVRPVSAHLVADGGHLRLSWQGKNIMGRVSAAASGQNVAAHPASLAARVALVTSDTLEYSFRGYVFLRDTFSESRSEMVRVYDTLANPANPSPFGMNHIPAGTFMMGSPTTETGRSSDETQHEASVSAFWMDRTDVTRSQYHSLMGILPAGYTCKSSTCPVEGVTWFDAVLYCNARSRRDGLDTMYSYTSLIVPALYGYATGDLPGLTLRHGVAAPGYRLPTEAEWEYAARGGTKTAYYWGDDDLDAVRKYAWWWSNGAQIARPVAMKPENAYGLYDMAGNVYQWVGDFYDTYPTTATKDYEGPATGYARVMRGGDSFSVDWDLRSANREWRGPGNGFSLVGFRCVRSGP from the coding sequence ATGAAGTTTCACATTGTAACAAAATTTGTCTTCCTTGCCGCGATAGCAGTCTCCGCCCTAGATTTTTCAGGGAAGGTGGTCAACCTCGATGGCACGCCCCGAAGTGGCGCAATGGTGTTTATGGCAAGCACCGGGAAACACACGTTTACCGATTCATCGGGGAGCTGGTCTTTGAAGGGAGCCGCAAGCGTTTTGCGCAAGGAGTCGGTCCGTCCCGTGTCTGCGCACCTCGTTGCGGATGGCGGGCACCTTCGTCTCTCGTGGCAAGGCAAGAACATCATGGGGCGTGTTTCCGCAGCAGCATCAGGCCAGAATGTAGCTGCCCATCCCGCCAGCCTTGCTGCGCGTGTGGCCTTGGTGACCTCTGATACGCTGGAGTATTCGTTCAGGGGCTATGTGTTTTTGCGGGACACCTTTTCCGAGTCGCGATCGGAGATGGTTCGCGTTTACGACACGCTGGCCAATCCGGCCAATCCTTCACCTTTCGGAATGAACCATATTCCTGCGGGCACGTTCATGATGGGCAGTCCTACAACGGAAACAGGCCGAAGCAGCGACGAGACACAGCATGAGGCAAGTGTGTCCGCTTTCTGGATGGATCGCACCGACGTTACACGGAGCCAGTATCATTCGCTGATGGGAATTTTGCCAGCCGGCTATACCTGCAAGAGCTCAACCTGCCCAGTCGAGGGCGTAACCTGGTTTGATGCCGTTTTGTACTGCAATGCGCGCAGCAGGCGCGATGGCCTTGACACGATGTACAGCTACACGAGCCTGATCGTGCCGGCCCTCTATGGATATGCTACCGGAGACTTGCCTGGCCTCACCTTGCGCCATGGAGTGGCCGCCCCTGGATATCGGTTGCCCACGGAAGCGGAGTGGGAGTATGCGGCGCGTGGCGGTACCAAGACCGCGTATTATTGGGGCGATGACGACCTTGACGCCGTGCGGAAATACGCATGGTGGTGGTCAAATGGCGCACAAATCGCAAGGCCCGTCGCCATGAAGCCGGAGAATGCCTATGGTCTGTATGACATGGCTGGGAATGTATACCAGTGGGTGGGCGACTTCTACGATACCTATCCAACCACCGCAACCAAGGACTACGAGGGTCCTGCGACCGGCTACGCCCGGGTGATGCGTGGGGGTGATAGTTTCAGCGTCGATTGGGACCTGCGTTCCGCCAATCGGGAATGGCGCGGTCCCGGGAACGGCTTTAGCCTCGTCGGTTTCCGTTGTGTGCGTTCTGGCCCCTGA
- a CDS encoding M15 family metallopeptidase yields the protein MTMDLPRPRILKTNEEVAAYYGQGQTNQFREGTGGGTPKKIRAFGDPKLPDWRARTIVPVALEGFGSDLKKSHTVYFHKALAKRLEKVFQAILAENRASSKPYILKTEATSGYQFRYLTNVIDDKWLHDPFYKEPLRGLVEGQDFRAVFAEWDRKRGTFDLLAPKASKSKIRGELLSDHAYGSAIDINYTDNNMVDGNTSTADMPRRIVEIFEANGFCWGGFYKNTDHDYMHFEWGRIRTPGGGGGASRSFFFPLELGDAQNPGIYYANNETCTTPGDGKSPPQTEGGFFPLSLPHDNALYLHGGIHLSPEGKQFDVHNLAPGYIVAARMAPKDHANCSETSLAAICNWTNFVLVRHDLEKPKGTLYSLYMHLKPVDTPVAKGAVPTKPQPLKGDLAEIPWLRQVFLGQYGMFIKVRAKASWAGADTEPLGACVWATEPYQKDACQATVITRDGKTVIPIGIRENAQDPQPLWEFKSPALEIANLWKLFSEGKTVTFTDPFLTVQGDAVLGKVGAFPGTHSEPKNDKGKFLFKVSPTFLHWEIFSPQEDSVITKLVNELVGKSGGALTDTFFPSLTSKKPEEAFTGEAISPKFQVEGALPVCSSLATKSQPYDLIMKYHDQASKGTKVDLGFDLGKMIAPSKLTPSKSEVTWKIEWIHTLDQTVEILKPAYTLHLSDTEARIELADPKASPDSVTLPPKIALTSEHWTGKTLVKFVVDAPLLADQVRIDGRSSSLTASSSDKQIGVLDFARFKSLVGTSFRSARLQFTSNWVPDANKALLSSAAGKAIPAGALTWWDPSQEAPGLPAASGENTKLFETELPADGKVETMNPITLKWILEMLASMKDTLQFQAPSPDKKANGTPSRGALKPVGAGILSKESSMAFGSELVLLVADEMYALGNEHSTSAFYELRLKMGSAEGGPSTSTSPNRLLEASTGGGAIPSASSLQSAAVGAAKSGLSSLFGSVKQELTGSPLREGVMALVFPEHVKIPVVVDDCGIFLDRRMADVWGECSLEIFLKTERLKTSPWGLEKVRIAPPQFTAPPASDAKDLLPYSTPKGLCWVIPLSVPADGSAFAGLVEVVILGENGARTPSGFCVRAVARPQQSPTATFQTKDQIKFDGDFVVGFNSTKKNQKSLTKKISLDAVKSLMNPLRIHQTLLLVLQDLFDRLGKPVKISAIESDGMGCLLEGDVTATATDTNLFSKVRLVDTRTRLRVVPAGSDRMLFEFDPLPAILEAHDEEPAKVLNKDYSFDFHVVAGMAGNLLNGFQAYEVFQIPKERPASAVASYPCPEAVGHYGALGFGELRARLYAPTGSTIPVNQWHFEMELAGNADLWSRQILEATISSDLAASLGNSQSIQTIGSVDAGRAVFVVEQPPDGNFLRTGKHLVKIQARPRAEGQSGAGASEGIKEFADSLLGPSASTDLECSRTLDLTPKLGAAATTRSAQGVQVAISTHGLLETQLPKDLAGPAVDAFQCQFVSASGKVAPLSSPHPDGKFFPATDGNLHIHVPQSILAALGDGRIEVRGLTTSPIHSLQIPLSANTETGTA from the coding sequence ATGACCATGGATCTTCCCCGCCCCCGCATTCTGAAAACCAACGAAGAGGTCGCCGCCTATTACGGGCAGGGCCAGACAAACCAATTTCGAGAAGGAACAGGCGGTGGAACGCCTAAGAAAATCCGGGCGTTCGGGGACCCGAAGCTTCCGGACTGGAGAGCGCGAACAATCGTCCCGGTAGCCCTGGAAGGGTTTGGATCCGATCTCAAGAAATCCCACACGGTATACTTCCACAAGGCCCTCGCCAAGCGGCTGGAGAAAGTGTTCCAGGCAATCCTCGCCGAAAACAGAGCCTCCAGCAAGCCGTACATCCTGAAAACCGAAGCGACCAGTGGCTATCAGTTCCGCTATCTCACCAACGTCATCGACGACAAGTGGCTACATGACCCCTTCTACAAGGAACCACTGCGGGGCTTGGTCGAGGGGCAGGACTTCCGAGCGGTTTTCGCCGAATGGGATCGCAAGAGGGGAACGTTCGATTTGCTCGCGCCAAAAGCGTCAAAATCCAAGATTCGCGGCGAGCTGCTTTCCGACCACGCCTACGGTTCGGCCATCGACATCAATTATACCGACAACAACATGGTGGATGGCAACACATCCACTGCCGACATGCCCCGTCGGATCGTGGAAATCTTCGAGGCCAACGGATTCTGCTGGGGCGGCTTCTACAAGAATACAGACCACGACTACATGCATTTCGAATGGGGAAGAATCCGTACCCCTGGTGGAGGTGGCGGCGCTTCCCGGTCGTTTTTCTTTCCGTTGGAACTGGGGGATGCGCAGAATCCTGGAATCTATTACGCGAACAACGAAACCTGCACCACGCCAGGAGACGGGAAAAGCCCCCCGCAGACCGAAGGCGGATTCTTTCCGCTTTCCCTCCCGCACGACAACGCGTTGTACCTGCACGGCGGGATCCATCTCTCCCCGGAAGGCAAACAGTTCGACGTCCACAATCTGGCTCCCGGATACATCGTGGCCGCCAGGATGGCTCCCAAGGACCATGCGAACTGCTCGGAAACCAGTCTGGCGGCGATCTGCAACTGGACGAATTTTGTCCTCGTGCGCCACGATCTGGAAAAACCCAAAGGAACGCTTTATTCGCTCTACATGCACCTGAAACCCGTGGATACCCCGGTGGCGAAAGGTGCGGTCCCCACCAAACCCCAGCCCCTCAAGGGTGACCTCGCCGAGATCCCCTGGCTGCGCCAGGTCTTCTTGGGGCAGTACGGAATGTTCATCAAGGTACGCGCAAAAGCGTCTTGGGCCGGCGCCGACACCGAGCCTCTGGGGGCCTGCGTGTGGGCGACCGAACCCTACCAGAAGGACGCCTGCCAAGCCACGGTGATCACCCGCGACGGGAAAACGGTCATCCCGATCGGCATCCGGGAAAACGCCCAGGACCCTCAACCTCTCTGGGAATTCAAATCCCCCGCCCTGGAAATCGCCAACCTCTGGAAGCTGTTCTCGGAAGGGAAGACAGTCACCTTCACCGATCCATTCCTCACCGTCCAGGGCGATGCCGTGCTAGGAAAGGTCGGTGCATTTCCTGGCACCCATTCCGAACCCAAGAATGACAAAGGAAAATTCCTCTTCAAGGTCAGCCCCACCTTCCTCCACTGGGAGATCTTCTCACCTCAGGAGGACTCGGTGATCACCAAACTGGTCAATGAACTGGTTGGAAAGTCGGGCGGCGCCCTTACGGATACATTCTTCCCCTCGCTTACCTCCAAAAAACCCGAGGAGGCATTCACAGGCGAAGCCATCTCTCCCAAGTTCCAAGTCGAAGGGGCCTTGCCCGTTTGTTCCAGCTTGGCGACCAAGTCCCAGCCCTACGACCTCATCATGAAATACCACGACCAGGCCAGCAAGGGAACCAAGGTCGATTTGGGATTCGATCTGGGCAAGATGATCGCGCCATCCAAACTCACCCCTTCCAAATCCGAGGTGACCTGGAAGATCGAATGGATCCATACGTTGGACCAAACGGTGGAAATCCTGAAGCCTGCCTACACTCTCCACCTGTCCGACACCGAAGCGAGGATAGAATTGGCGGACCCGAAAGCGTCACCAGATTCTGTCACCCTTCCTCCGAAGATTGCTCTGACTTCGGAGCATTGGACAGGCAAGACCTTGGTGAAATTCGTTGTCGATGCTCCTCTGCTGGCCGATCAGGTCCGCATCGACGGCAGGTCTTCCTCGTTGACCGCATCGAGCTCCGACAAACAGATCGGGGTATTGGATTTCGCGCGTTTCAAATCCCTCGTAGGGACTTCCTTCCGGTCCGCGCGGCTCCAGTTCACCAGCAACTGGGTCCCCGATGCCAACAAAGCCCTCTTGAGCAGCGCTGCGGGGAAGGCAATTCCAGCAGGTGCCTTGACGTGGTGGGATCCCAGTCAAGAAGCACCCGGACTCCCGGCGGCTTCTGGCGAGAACACCAAGCTCTTCGAGACGGAGCTGCCGGCCGATGGCAAGGTGGAGACAATGAATCCCATCACGCTGAAGTGGATTCTGGAAATGCTCGCCAGCATGAAAGACACCCTGCAGTTTCAGGCTCCCTCCCCAGACAAGAAGGCCAACGGAACTCCCAGCCGAGGCGCCCTCAAACCGGTGGGTGCGGGGATCCTCTCGAAGGAATCCTCCATGGCTTTCGGATCGGAGCTTGTGCTGTTGGTGGCCGACGAGATGTACGCCTTGGGCAACGAACATTCCACGTCGGCTTTCTACGAATTGCGACTCAAGATGGGATCTGCGGAAGGCGGCCCCAGCACTTCCACCAGCCCCAATCGCCTTCTCGAAGCGAGCACCGGCGGTGGGGCCATTCCCTCCGCCTCTTCCTTGCAATCCGCTGCAGTCGGAGCGGCCAAATCCGGTCTGTCGAGTCTGTTCGGAAGCGTCAAACAGGAATTGACCGGCAGTCCGTTGCGTGAAGGTGTGATGGCACTCGTTTTTCCGGAACATGTGAAAATCCCTGTTGTTGTCGACGACTGTGGGATTTTTCTGGATCGGCGCATGGCTGATGTCTGGGGAGAATGCTCGCTGGAGATCTTTCTCAAGACCGAACGCCTAAAGACTTCCCCCTGGGGACTGGAGAAAGTCCGCATCGCTCCTCCCCAATTCACCGCTCCTCCTGCCTCCGATGCGAAGGACCTTCTTCCCTATTCCACCCCCAAAGGTCTTTGCTGGGTGATCCCCCTGTCGGTCCCAGCGGACGGATCCGCCTTCGCGGGGCTGGTGGAGGTGGTGATCCTGGGCGAAAACGGCGCCAGAACTCCCTCCGGGTTTTGTGTGCGAGCCGTGGCCCGTCCGCAGCAGAGTCCCACCGCCACGTTTCAAACCAAGGACCAGATCAAATTCGATGGTGATTTCGTGGTAGGATTCAACTCCACCAAGAAAAACCAAAAATCCCTGACCAAAAAGATTTCCTTGGACGCGGTGAAGTCGTTGATGAATCCTCTCCGAATCCACCAAACTCTGCTCCTTGTCTTGCAGGATCTGTTCGATCGACTGGGCAAGCCGGTGAAGATCTCCGCCATCGAATCCGATGGAATGGGCTGCCTGCTGGAAGGAGATGTCACCGCCACAGCCACCGACACAAATCTTTTCAGTAAAGTCAGATTGGTGGACACCCGGACCAGGCTACGAGTGGTCCCCGCCGGTTCCGATCGAATGTTGTTCGAGTTCGATCCCTTGCCGGCCATCCTGGAAGCCCACGACGAGGAACCGGCGAAGGTCCTGAACAAGGACTATTCCTTCGATTTCCACGTGGTCGCTGGTATGGCCGGCAATTTATTGAATGGGTTTCAAGCCTACGAAGTTTTCCAAATCCCCAAGGAACGCCCTGCCTCCGCCGTCGCCAGCTACCCCTGTCCTGAGGCTGTCGGCCACTATGGAGCACTGGGTTTCGGCGAACTCCGCGCCAGGCTCTACGCCCCGACAGGCTCAACAATTCCCGTCAACCAATGGCACTTCGAGATGGAGCTGGCGGGAAATGCCGACCTCTGGTCCCGACAGATTCTGGAAGCCACGATTTCCTCGGATCTGGCGGCGAGCCTGGGCAACTCCCAAAGCATCCAAACGATCGGGTCCGTCGATGCAGGGAGGGCCGTGTTCGTGGTGGAGCAGCCCCCTGATGGAAATTTCCTGCGCACCGGCAAGCACCTGGTGAAGATTCAAGCCCGGCCTCGTGCCGAGGGTCAATCCGGGGCGGGCGCCTCCGAAGGCATCAAGGAATTCGCCGACTCCCTGCTGGGACCATCTGCCAGCACGGACCTGGAATGCTCACGGACCCTGGATTTGACACCGAAGCTCGGCGCGGCTGCCACCACCCGTTCCGCCCAAGGCGTGCAAGTGGCCATCTCCACCCACGGCCTTTTGGAAACCCAGCTTCCCAAGGATCTGGCCGGCCCCGCCGTCGATGCTTTCCAATGCCAATTTGTGTCCGCAAGCGGCAAGGTGGCACCTCTATCAAGCCCACATCCCGACGGAAAGTTCTTCCCGGCTACCGACGGCAACCTCCACATCCACGTTCCCCAATCCATTCTGGCTGCCTTGGGTGATGGGCGGATCGAGGTGCGCGGACTCACCACCTCCCCGATCCATTCCCTCCAGATTCCCCTCTCCGCGAACACTGAAACAGGTACGGCATGA